In Prosthecomicrobium sp. N25, one DNA window encodes the following:
- a CDS encoding two-component system sensor histidine kinase NtrB encodes MTTNAARTPRQFPDPTASASAAVLNALPNPVVMIGADGMILEANDSAQNFFQASAAFMRRHALSHFVPFGSPLLELIGQVRERQAPVSEYRVDVSSPRIGTEKVVDIYAGPVIDEPGAVVVMLQERTMADKIDRQLTHRGAARTVTGLAAMLAHEIKNPLSGIRGAAQLLEQSVDDQDRALTRLICDEADRIVKLVDRMEVFSDERPIERSAVNIHTVLDHVKRLAQSGFARKVKIVEEYDPSLPPVLANRDQLIQVFLNLVKNATEAIGDQPDGEIVLTTAYRPGVRLSVPGSKDKVTLPMEFCVRDNGPGVPEDLLPHLFDPFVTTKTNGSGLGLALVAKIVRDHGGVVECESQPRRTTFRVLMPAYSGPARGGN; translated from the coding sequence ATGACCACCAACGCGGCGCGCACCCCGCGCCAGTTCCCCGACCCGACCGCCTCGGCCTCCGCGGCCGTGCTCAACGCGCTGCCGAATCCGGTGGTGATGATCGGCGCGGACGGCATGATCCTCGAGGCCAACGACTCCGCCCAGAACTTCTTCCAGGCGAGCGCCGCCTTCATGCGCCGGCATGCGCTCTCCCACTTCGTTCCCTTCGGCAGCCCGCTCCTCGAGCTGATCGGCCAGGTGCGCGAGCGGCAGGCACCGGTCTCCGAATACCGCGTCGACGTGTCGAGCCCGAGGATCGGGACCGAGAAGGTGGTCGACATCTACGCAGGTCCCGTCATCGACGAGCCGGGCGCCGTGGTGGTGATGCTCCAGGAGCGCACCATGGCCGACAAGATCGACCGGCAGCTCACCCATCGCGGCGCCGCCCGCACGGTGACGGGCCTCGCCGCCATGCTGGCCCACGAGATCAAGAACCCGCTGTCCGGGATCCGCGGGGCCGCCCAGCTCCTGGAGCAGTCCGTCGACGACCAGGACCGGGCGCTCACCCGCCTGATCTGCGACGAGGCGGACCGGATCGTGAAGCTGGTCGACCGCATGGAGGTGTTCTCCGACGAGCGCCCCATCGAGCGATCCGCGGTCAACATCCACACGGTCCTCGATCACGTGAAGCGGCTCGCCCAGTCGGGATTTGCCCGCAAGGTCAAGATCGTCGAAGAGTACGACCCGTCCCTGCCGCCGGTCCTCGCCAACCGGGACCAGCTCATCCAGGTGTTCCTGAACCTCGTCAAGAACGCCACGGAGGCGATCGGCGACCAGCCGGACGGCGAGATCGTGCTGACCACGGCCTACCGCCCCGGCGTCCGCCTTTCCGTGCCGGGATCGAAGGACAAGGTCACGCTGCCGATGGAGTTCTGCGTGCGCGACAACGGTCCGGGCGTGCCCGAGGACCTGCTGCCGCACCTCTTCGACCCCTTCGTCACCACCAAGACCAACGGCTCGGGCCTCGGGCTCGCGCTCGTCGCCAAGATCGTCCGCGATCACGGCGGCGTCGTGGAATGCGAGAGCCAGCCGCGCCGAACCACGTTCCGCGTGCTCATGCCGGCCTATTCGGGTCCGGCGCGCGGGGGCAACTGA
- the dusB gene encoding tRNA dihydrouridine synthase DusB → MSTNVSSSTPDVATQRCVRLGRYQFRCPVYLAPMSGVTDLPFRRLAARFGCDLVVTEMVASESLAEGDPEMALRLAGQGMAPHVVQLAGREAHWMAEAARMAEANGADVVDINMGCPAKRVTTGWSGAALMRDLDLAVELIRATVAAVRVPVTLKMRLGWDRSSLNAPELARRAEAEGVQLVTVHGRTRDQFYEGSADWPAIRAVREAIAIPLIANGDVLGLADARRILAESGADGVMIGRGAQGRPWLPGAVSRALAGAPSLPEPTGPELADLVVEHHAAMVEHYGAPKGLRAARKHLAWYFDAAEAGRPIAAALRRVALTSFDIPAIHAAVREALAGTAVRRAA, encoded by the coding sequence ATGAGCACGAATGTGAGTTCCTCGACCCCCGACGTCGCCACGCAACGGTGCGTGAGGCTCGGACGATACCAGTTCCGGTGCCCGGTGTATCTGGCTCCGATGTCCGGCGTCACCGACCTGCCGTTCCGCCGGCTCGCCGCGCGGTTCGGATGCGATCTCGTCGTCACCGAGATGGTGGCGAGCGAATCGCTGGCCGAGGGCGACCCGGAGATGGCGCTGCGGCTGGCCGGCCAGGGCATGGCGCCGCATGTGGTGCAGCTCGCCGGGCGTGAGGCGCACTGGATGGCCGAGGCCGCGCGCATGGCGGAGGCGAACGGCGCCGATGTCGTCGACATCAACATGGGCTGCCCGGCGAAGCGCGTCACAACCGGCTGGTCCGGGGCCGCCCTGATGCGCGACCTGGACCTCGCGGTGGAGCTCATCCGCGCCACGGTGGCCGCGGTCCGCGTGCCCGTGACCTTGAAGATGCGCCTGGGCTGGGACCGCTCCAGCCTGAACGCGCCCGAACTCGCCCGCCGCGCCGAGGCCGAGGGCGTGCAGCTCGTCACGGTCCACGGCCGCACCCGGGACCAGTTCTACGAGGGCTCGGCCGATTGGCCCGCCATCCGGGCCGTGCGCGAGGCGATCGCCATTCCCCTGATCGCCAACGGCGACGTCCTCGGCCTCGCCGACGCGCGCCGGATCCTCGCCGAATCCGGGGCCGACGGCGTCATGATCGGGCGCGGGGCGCAGGGACGCCCCTGGCTGCCCGGCGCCGTCTCGCGCGCCCTCGCGGGCGCTCCCTCTCTGCCGGAACCCACGGGCCCCGAGCTGGCCGACCTCGTGGTCGAGCACCACGCCGCGATGGTCGAGCACTACGGCGCGCCGAAGGGTCTCCGGGCCGCCCGCAAGCACCTCGCCTGGTACTTCGACGCCGCCGAGGCGGGCCGGCCGATCGCCGCCGCCCTGCGCCGTGTCGCGCTCACGTCCTTCGACATCCCCGCCATCCACGCCGCCGTCCGCGAGGCTCTCGCCGGCACGGCCGTCAGGAGAGCCGCATGA
- a CDS encoding bifunctional 2-C-methyl-D-erythritol 4-phosphate cytidylyltransferase/2-C-methyl-D-erythritol 2,4-cyclodiphosphate synthase, whose protein sequence is MTDKAGPVPSAGDQPRVAAIIVAAGSGRRLAGAVGGRPKQYLDLWGQPLLARTLARFAAHPAIGSILTVIDPAFRDDFEACRAGLAGIADPVAGGATRQASVLAGLRALAPDEPDIVLIHDAARPFVSSSVIERTVAALREAEAVLAAVPVVDTVQKADASGLLLETIPREGLWAAQTPQGFRFARILAAHEAAAAAGRHDFTDDAAVARWAGIEVRTVLGDPGNVKITTADDLVAAERRLRMEEMLALADVRVGTGYDVHRFTEGDAVVLAGIRIPHTHKLEGHSDADVALHALTDAILGALGDGDIGSHFPPSDMRWKGADSAVFLREAARRVAARGGMIAHADISIVAEAPKIGPHREAMRARVADILGIDVDRVGVKATTNEALGFVGRREGIAAIATATIRLPFEPARR, encoded by the coding sequence ATGACGGACAAGGCAGGGCCGGTCCCCTCCGCCGGCGATCAACCCCGAGTTGCTGCAATCATCGTCGCCGCCGGGTCGGGGCGTCGCCTTGCCGGCGCGGTCGGCGGCCGGCCCAAGCAGTATCTCGATCTCTGGGGACAGCCGCTGCTCGCGCGCACGCTCGCCCGCTTTGCGGCGCATCCGGCGATCGGCAGCATCCTGACCGTGATCGATCCCGCGTTCCGGGACGACTTCGAGGCCTGCAGGGCGGGCCTCGCCGGCATCGCGGACCCGGTTGCGGGCGGAGCGACACGGCAGGCGTCGGTGCTGGCGGGGCTCAGGGCGCTGGCGCCCGACGAGCCGGACATCGTGCTCATCCACGATGCGGCGCGACCCTTCGTCTCATCTTCGGTCATCGAGCGCACGGTGGCGGCGCTGCGGGAGGCCGAGGCCGTCCTGGCCGCCGTCCCGGTGGTCGACACGGTGCAGAAGGCCGATGCCTCGGGTCTGCTTCTCGAAACGATTCCGCGCGAGGGGCTCTGGGCGGCTCAAACGCCGCAGGGCTTTCGCTTCGCCCGGATCCTGGCGGCCCACGAGGCCGCCGCGGCCGCCGGTCGCCACGACTTCACGGACGATGCCGCCGTGGCGCGCTGGGCAGGGATTGAGGTGCGCACCGTCCTGGGCGACCCCGGCAACGTCAAGATCACCACCGCGGACGACCTCGTCGCGGCGGAACGGAGGCTGCGGATGGAGGAGATGCTGGCCCTCGCAGACGTGCGGGTGGGCACGGGCTACGACGTGCACCGGTTCACGGAGGGCGACGCGGTCGTGCTGGCCGGCATCCGTATACCGCACACGCACAAACTGGAGGGCCATTCCGACGCGGACGTGGCGCTGCACGCCCTGACCGACGCGATCCTCGGGGCGCTCGGCGACGGCGACATCGGCAGCCACTTCCCGCCCTCGGACATGCGCTGGAAGGGCGCCGATTCGGCCGTGTTCCTGCGCGAGGCGGCGCGCCGCGTTGCCGCCCGGGGCGGCATGATCGCCCATGCGGACATTTCGATCGTCGCCGAGGCGCCGAAGATCGGGCCGCACCGGGAGGCGATGCGCGCGCGCGTCGCCGACATCCTCGGCATCGACGTCGACCGCGTCGGCGTGAAGGCGACCACCAACGAGGCGCTCGGCTTCGTGGGACGCCGCGAGGGCATTGCCGCGATCGCGACCGCCACGATCCGCCTGCCCTTCGAGCCCGCCCGCCGATGA
- a CDS encoding CinA family protein — MTNLAPLLPAASAFVAKARAAGLTVATAESCTGGLIAGVLTEIAGSSAVVDRGFVTYSNEAKAELLGIDPALIARVGAVSREVAVAMVEGALTRSRADLAVAVTGIAGPGGGSAAKPVGLVHLAALRRDGVHVHRECRFGDIGRSGVRLATIEVALAMLDELA, encoded by the coding sequence ATGACGAACCTCGCGCCCCTGCTCCCTGCCGCTTCGGCCTTCGTCGCGAAGGCCCGGGCCGCCGGGCTGACCGTCGCCACCGCCGAGTCCTGCACCGGAGGGCTCATCGCCGGGGTCCTGACCGAGATCGCGGGATCGTCCGCGGTGGTCGACCGGGGGTTCGTCACCTACTCCAACGAGGCCAAGGCCGAGCTGCTCGGGATCGACCCCGCGCTGATTGCGCGTGTCGGCGCGGTCAGCCGCGAGGTGGCGGTCGCCATGGTCGAAGGGGCGCTCACCCGGTCGCGCGCGGACCTCGCGGTGGCGGTCACGGGCATCGCGGGGCCGGGCGGCGGCTCGGCCGCCAAGCCGGTCGGTCTCGTGCATCTCGCGGCCTTGCGACGCGACGGCGTACACGTCCACCGCGAATGCCGTTTCGGCGACATCGGCCGCTCCGGCGTCCGCCTGGCCACCATCGAGGTGGCGCTCGCGATGCTCGACGAGCTCGCCTGA